One Kineococcus aurantiacus genomic window carries:
- the tatC gene encoding twin-arginine translocase subunit TatC, with amino-acid sequence MDHLRELRNRIAKAAVFLLIGSIAGWFLWGGWKYSWGAFDGVFQYLQKPLLDYADRRGIQNVSLNFTQVGQAFDLRVKGAIWCGVIASSPFWIYQLWAFITPGLTKKERRYAIGFIAAAVPLFLLGAGIAYSVLPNAMRFLIDFTPVDAANLIGADVYLSFVMRIILAFGLGFLMPVVLVGLNFAHLLSGKAILKQWRISVFLSFLFSALVTPTSDITTMLLLALPLLVLFTIATVVCLLNDRRRAKNSDEPDYGHLSDDEASAL; translated from the coding sequence ATGGACCACCTCCGGGAGCTGCGCAACCGGATCGCGAAGGCTGCCGTCTTCCTGCTGATCGGGAGCATCGCCGGCTGGTTCCTCTGGGGCGGGTGGAAGTACAGCTGGGGCGCCTTCGACGGCGTCTTCCAGTACCTGCAGAAGCCGTTGCTGGACTACGCCGACCGCAGGGGCATCCAGAACGTCTCGCTGAACTTCACGCAGGTGGGGCAGGCGTTCGACCTGCGGGTCAAGGGCGCCATCTGGTGCGGTGTCATCGCCTCGAGCCCGTTCTGGATCTACCAGCTCTGGGCCTTCATCACCCCCGGGCTCACGAAGAAGGAGCGGCGCTACGCCATCGGCTTCATCGCCGCGGCCGTCCCGCTGTTCCTCCTCGGTGCGGGCATCGCCTACTCCGTGCTGCCCAACGCGATGCGCTTCCTCATCGACTTCACCCCGGTCGACGCCGCCAACCTCATCGGCGCGGACGTCTACCTGTCGTTCGTGATGCGCATCATCCTGGCCTTCGGCCTCGGCTTCCTCATGCCCGTGGTCCTCGTCGGCCTGAACTTCGCGCACCTGCTCTCGGGCAAGGCGATCCTCAAGCAGTGGCGCATCAGCGTCTTCCTCAGCTTCCTGTTCTCCGCCCTCGTGACGCCGACGTCCGACATCACCACCATGCTGCTGCTGGCGCTGCCGCTGCTGGTCCTGTTCACCATCGCCACCGTCGTCTGCCTGCTCAACGACCGGCGTCGCGCGAAGAACTCCGACGAGCCGGACTACGGGCACCTGTCCGACGACGAAGCCAGCGCCCTCTGA
- a CDS encoding diacylglycerol kinase family protein yields MTDRRRVGLLVNPTAGRGAGRSAGSHVLRTLRALGHDVSDLSSPDLPTAGLARAAVAQFDALVVVGGDGVVHTGVQAVAGTTTALGIVPAGTGNDVARGLGLPLGDPASSAQRVARALHEGRHRAVDAVRVHHAGGSGWYASILASGVDALVNERANSWRWPRGPARYTLAALRELAVVRGVGVRVTLDGVAFERECLLVAVANTRCYGGGMLMAPDADPADGLLDVVVVDALPPVAALRLLPTVRRGAHLGLPVVHVHRARSVRLEHLGGAHRPRPHADGEPLGDLPVTCDVVAGALRVLA; encoded by the coding sequence GTGACCGACCGCAGGCGGGTCGGCCTCCTCGTGAACCCGACGGCGGGTCGCGGGGCCGGCCGGTCCGCGGGGTCCCACGTCCTGCGGACCCTGCGGGCCCTGGGCCACGACGTCAGCGACCTGTCCAGCCCGGACCTGCCCACCGCCGGGCTCGCCCGGGCCGCGGTCGCGCAGTTCGACGCCCTCGTCGTCGTGGGCGGCGACGGCGTCGTCCACACCGGCGTCCAGGCCGTCGCGGGCACCACCACCGCCCTGGGCATCGTCCCGGCCGGCACCGGCAACGACGTCGCCCGCGGCCTGGGCCTGCCCCTGGGGGACCCGGCCTCGTCGGCGCAGCGGGTGGCGCGGGCCCTGCACGAGGGTCGCCACCGCGCCGTCGACGCCGTCCGCGTCCACCACGCCGGCGGGTCGGGCTGGTACGCCAGCATCCTGGCCTCCGGCGTCGACGCCCTGGTCAACGAGCGCGCCAACTCCTGGCGCTGGCCGCGGGGGCCGGCCCGGTACACCCTCGCGGCGCTGCGCGAGCTGGCCGTCGTGCGCGGGGTGGGCGTGCGCGTCACCCTCGACGGGGTCGCCTTCGAGCGCGAGTGCCTCCTCGTGGCCGTGGCCAACACCCGCTGCTACGGCGGGGGCATGCTCATGGCCCCCGACGCCGACCCCGCCGACGGGCTCCTCGACGTCGTCGTCGTCGACGCCCTGCCGCCGGTGGCGGCGCTGCGGCTGCTGCCGACGGTCCGCCGCGGCGCGCACCTGGGCCTGCCGGTCGTCCACGTCCACCGCGCCCGGTCCGTGCGCCTGGAGCACCTCGGCGGGGCGCACCGGCCCCGGCCGCACGCCGACGGCGAGCCGCTGGGGGACCTGCCCGTCACGTGCGACGTGGTCGCGGGGGCGCTGAGGGTGCTGGCCTGA
- the tatA gene encoding Sec-independent protein translocase subunit TatA translates to MFRNLVDHPWVLVILVVLLIALFGSKRLPDAARGLGRSMRIFKSEVKEMKNDGKEDAKTSPTAAAKDSEPTALEAKLAAEQAEQKAGEHQTRAS, encoded by the coding sequence ATGTTCCGCAACCTCGTCGACCACCCGTGGGTGCTCGTCATCCTCGTCGTGCTGCTCATCGCGCTGTTCGGCAGCAAGCGGCTCCCGGACGCCGCTCGCGGCCTGGGGCGCTCGATGCGCATCTTCAAGTCCGAGGTCAAGGAGATGAAGAACGACGGCAAGGAGGACGCCAAGACGTCCCCGACGGCCGCCGCGAAGGACTCCGAGCCCACCGCGCTGGAGGCCAAGCTCGCCGCCGAGCAGGCCGAGCAGAAGGCCGGCGAGCACCAGACCCGCGCGTCCTGA